One window from the genome of Lysobacter helvus encodes:
- a CDS encoding HD domain-containing protein produces MPDAPFDLMPFAVPPAQQAAIATAYATPPRAYHCLAHVGEVLKHFVDVSTGPGWTQPEEVAAAILYHDAIYIAGAKDNEARSADLARAQFAQWPRDGLDLDRVAALIDMTARHGTWSPADFPGAGRDADTRLFLDCDMAILGAPPEVFDAYDRGIAAEYRGVVPGWLFTINRKRFLKGLLARERIYVSEYFHERLDAQARSNLRRAITTKR; encoded by the coding sequence ATGCCCGACGCGCCCTTCGACCTGATGCCGTTCGCCGTGCCGCCCGCGCAGCAGGCGGCCATCGCGACGGCCTATGCCACGCCGCCGCGCGCGTACCACTGCCTCGCGCACGTGGGCGAAGTCCTGAAGCATTTCGTCGACGTGTCGACCGGGCCGGGATGGACGCAGCCGGAAGAAGTCGCGGCGGCGATCCTCTACCACGACGCGATCTACATCGCGGGTGCGAAGGACAACGAAGCGCGATCGGCCGACCTGGCGCGCGCGCAGTTCGCGCAATGGCCGCGCGACGGCCTGGACCTGGATCGCGTCGCGGCCCTGATCGACATGACCGCGCGGCACGGCACCTGGTCGCCCGCGGATTTCCCGGGAGCGGGGCGCGATGCGGACACGCGCCTGTTCCTCGACTGCGACATGGCGATCCTCGGTGCGCCGCCCGAGGTGTTCGATGCGTACGACCGCGGCATCGCGGCGGAGTATCGCGGCGTGGTGCCGGGATGGCTGTTCACCATCAACCGCAAGCGGTTCCTGAAAGGCTTGCTCGCGCGCGAGCGCATCTACGTCAGCGAATACTTCCACGAGCGCCTGGATGCGCAGGCACGCAGCAACCTGCGCCGGGCGATCACGACGAAGCGGTGA
- a CDS encoding GIY-YIG nuclease family protein → MPIDRNDPAARGTRSRGPCHLYVLPCAGEDLLKVGFSRDPLSRMQQLHSRWFEFFDLDRALSVETESVPDARKLELQQRRLLEAHNAPAPLTVREDAGGKREWFRGAYESLAGTALALRDAGHVVHAPLRGWLRHALEQRADLLFSWTTAMLDLDALAEADRWVAPPTHRTVRDGLDAYDALGIDLAPWLPPPVLAWYVRLR, encoded by the coding sequence ATGCCCATCGATCGCAACGACCCCGCCGCGCGCGGCACCCGGAGCCGCGGCCCCTGCCATCTCTACGTGCTGCCGTGCGCGGGCGAAGACCTGCTGAAGGTCGGGTTCTCGCGCGATCCGCTGTCGCGCATGCAGCAGCTCCATTCGCGCTGGTTCGAATTCTTCGACCTCGATCGCGCGTTGTCCGTCGAGACCGAATCCGTGCCCGACGCACGCAAGCTCGAACTCCAGCAACGCCGCCTGCTGGAAGCGCACAACGCGCCCGCGCCGCTCACCGTGCGCGAGGACGCGGGCGGCAAGCGCGAGTGGTTTCGCGGCGCGTACGAGTCGCTGGCCGGGACGGCGCTCGCCCTGCGCGACGCCGGCCACGTGGTGCATGCGCCGCTGCGCGGCTGGTTGCGCCATGCGCTGGAACAACGCGCGGACCTGCTGTTCTCGTGGACGACCGCGATGCTCGACCTCGATGCGCTGGCCGAGGCGGACCGCTGGGTCGCGCCTCCCACGCATCGCACCGTGCGCGATGGGCTCGATGCGTACGACGCACTGGGGATCGACCTGGCCCCGTGGCTGCCGCCCCCGGTGCTCGCCTGGTATGTCCGCCTGCGTTGA
- a CDS encoding RNA polymerase sigma factor codes for MAHTDPEGHVRRTIEAVWRIESTRLIAGLARMVRDVGLAEELAQDAFLAALEHWTRDGVPDKPGAWLMATAKRRAIDRMRQHQLHARKQVDVDHDDDWKPALAGADPEEAADDRIGDDVLRLVFTACHPVLSVDAQVALTLRLLGGLTTEEIARACLVPEPTIAQRIVRAKRTLSEAHVPFEVPGRDALPERLAAVLNVVYLIFNEGYAATSGEHWTRPAMCDEALRLGRILAALAPNEAEVHGLVALMEIQASRLAARIAHDGTPILLLDQERGRWDRLYIGRGLASLQRAERLGGQGPYALQAAIAACHARAPTAEDTDWRRIAALYDVHAQRFPSPVVELNRAVAFAMAFGPQAGLDVVDALVDVPALRDYHLLPSVRGDLLAKLGRTDEARGEFTRAAALARNAREAALLRRRADALS; via the coding sequence ATCGAATCCACCAGGCTCATCGCGGGCCTGGCCCGCATGGTGCGCGACGTGGGCCTGGCCGAGGAACTCGCGCAGGACGCCTTCCTCGCCGCGCTCGAACACTGGACGCGCGACGGCGTGCCCGACAAGCCCGGCGCGTGGCTGATGGCCACCGCCAAGCGCCGCGCCATCGACCGCATGCGGCAACACCAGTTGCATGCGCGCAAACAGGTCGACGTGGACCACGACGACGACTGGAAACCCGCGCTCGCCGGCGCCGATCCCGAGGAAGCCGCGGACGATCGCATCGGCGACGACGTGCTGCGCCTGGTGTTCACCGCGTGCCACCCGGTGTTGTCGGTGGATGCGCAGGTCGCGCTCACGCTGCGGCTGCTCGGCGGCCTGACGACGGAAGAAATCGCGCGCGCCTGCCTCGTGCCGGAACCGACGATCGCGCAACGCATCGTGCGCGCCAAGCGCACGCTGTCGGAAGCGCATGTTCCATTCGAAGTGCCGGGCCGCGATGCGCTGCCCGAGCGTTTGGCCGCCGTGCTCAACGTCGTCTACCTGATCTTCAACGAAGGCTATGCCGCCACCAGTGGCGAACACTGGACGCGTCCGGCGATGTGCGACGAAGCGCTGCGCCTCGGCCGCATCCTCGCCGCGCTCGCGCCGAACGAAGCCGAGGTGCACGGCCTGGTCGCGCTGATGGAGATCCAGGCCTCGCGCCTGGCCGCGCGCATCGCGCACGACGGCACGCCGATCCTGCTGCTCGACCAGGAACGCGGCCGCTGGGATCGCCTGTACATCGGGCGCGGGCTGGCCTCGTTGCAGCGCGCGGAACGCCTGGGCGGACAGGGCCCGTATGCGCTGCAGGCCGCGATCGCCGCGTGCCATGCGCGCGCGCCCACCGCCGAAGACACCGACTGGCGTCGCATCGCGGCGCTGTACGACGTGCACGCCCAGCGCTTTCCCTCGCCGGTGGTGGAACTCAATCGCGCGGTGGCGTTCGCGATGGCGTTCGGGCCGCAGGCGGGCCTCGATGTCGTCGATGCGCTGGTCGACGTGCCCGCGTTGCGCGACTACCACCTGTTGCCGAGCGTGCGCGGCGACCTGCTGGCGAAACTCGGGCGCACCGATGAAGCGCGCGGCGAATTCACGCGGGCCGCCGCACTGGCGCGCAACGCCCGCGAAGCCGCGCTGTTGCGACGCCGCGCAGACGCCCTGTCCTGA